In one Sphingobacterium daejeonense genomic region, the following are encoded:
- a CDS encoding RluA family pseudouridine synthase gives MNITDKDVLYEDNHFIAINKRGGDIVQVDVSGDTSMEDMVKDYVAKKYNKPNAAFIGVIHRLDRPVSGMILFAKTSKGLDRMNRLFHDRKVQKTYLALVREKPPQMKGTLKNWLLRDRKKMITKAYDREVKNGSFAELSYEVVGQLEGYYLLKVNPVTGRTHQIRSQLAFMGCPIVGDNKYGYQRGSHRRTICLHSRSLSFVHPIKDEPMNIKAPLPEDGFWEKFNVLLKGDI, from the coding sequence ATGAATATTACAGACAAGGATGTTCTTTACGAGGACAATCATTTTATAGCAATCAACAAACGTGGTGGAGATATCGTACAAGTGGATGTATCTGGCGATACTTCTATGGAGGATATGGTCAAAGACTACGTTGCCAAAAAATACAATAAGCCAAATGCCGCATTTATTGGTGTTATACATAGGTTGGATAGACCTGTAAGCGGTATGATATTATTTGCTAAAACTAGCAAAGGATTAGATCGCATGAATAGGTTGTTTCACGATAGAAAAGTGCAAAAAACATATTTGGCACTCGTGCGTGAAAAACCACCACAAATGAAAGGAACCCTTAAAAATTGGTTGTTGAGGGATCGAAAAAAAATGATCACTAAAGCCTATGATCGTGAAGTCAAGAATGGAAGCTTCGCCGAATTATCCTATGAGGTGGTAGGACAATTAGAAGGTTACTACTTGTTAAAGGTAAACCCTGTCACCGGACGTACACATCAAATCAGAAGTCAATTGGCATTTATGGGATGCCCAATCGTCGGTGATAATAAATATGGCTATCAACGAGGTAGTCACAGAAGAACAATATGTCTGCATTCTAGGTCTTTGAGCTTTGTCCATCCCATCAAAGATGAACCAATGAACATCAAAGCCCCGCTCCCTGAGGATGGATTCTGGGAAAAATTTAACGTATTGCTCAAAGGAGATATTTAG
- a CDS encoding MlaD family protein produces the protein MAASERKRSIIVGLFTFIGLIILVAGILVIGTQQNKFSKNLTVTTYFKDVKGLKVGNNVWFSGVKVGIIKEIGFESVENVRVVMNVEEKSSKFIRKDVIATLSSDGLIGNAIISLVGGTETFPQIQDGDEIKSGVSGGMDAMLATLQVNNENLVEITKNFAALSKSMLEGKGAVGALMTDETIANNLKQSVNTLNGTMSQANQAVNNLVTLTNKLNSNQGLIHELSTDTAVFASLRESAAQLQGVTQTASALMSNLNQTTARLNDKDNAIGVLTNDPAAADEIRQILKNLNLSTEKLDQNMEALQSNFLLRGFFKKKAKEEAEATQDSIK, from the coding sequence ATGGCAGCATCAGAAAGAAAACGATCAATCATAGTGGGATTGTTTACCTTCATTGGGTTAATCATTTTGGTTGCAGGGATTTTGGTAATTGGTACTCAGCAAAACAAATTCTCTAAAAACCTTACGGTAACCACGTATTTCAAAGACGTTAAAGGATTGAAGGTAGGCAACAACGTTTGGTTTTCAGGAGTAAAAGTCGGTATTATTAAAGAAATTGGCTTTGAAAGCGTAGAAAATGTACGTGTAGTTATGAATGTCGAAGAAAAATCGAGCAAATTCATACGAAAAGACGTTATCGCAACATTAAGTTCTGATGGATTGATTGGAAATGCAATTATCAGCTTAGTAGGTGGAACGGAAACATTTCCACAAATTCAGGACGGCGATGAAATTAAGTCAGGTGTTTCTGGCGGTATGGATGCTATGTTAGCAACGTTGCAAGTCAATAACGAGAACCTTGTCGAAATAACAAAGAATTTTGCAGCACTTTCTAAGAGTATGTTGGAAGGTAAGGGTGCGGTAGGCGCATTAATGACGGATGAAACAATTGCAAATAATTTGAAGCAATCCGTGAATACATTGAATGGAACTATGTCCCAAGCTAACCAAGCTGTAAATAACCTCGTTACTTTGACCAATAAATTAAATAGCAATCAAGGGTTGATTCATGAATTGTCTACAGACACAGCCGTGTTTGCAAGTTTAAGAGAGTCAGCAGCGCAGTTACAAGGAGTAACTCAAACAGCGTCTGCTTTGATGTCTAATTTAAACCAAACTACAGCTAGGTTGAATGATAAGGACAATGCAATTGGTGTATTGACTAATGATCCTGCAGCAGCAGATGAAATCAGACAAATACTTAAAAACCTTAATCTAAGCACTGAAAAATTAGATCAAAATATGGAAGCACTACAAAGTAACTTCCTCTTGAGAGGTTTTTTCAAGAAAAAAGCAAAAGAAGAAGCAGAAGCAACTCAAGACTCAATTAAGTAA
- a CDS encoding BamA/TamA family outer membrane protein — translation MDYRWYRHLGGNKQFVFRINSGVAVPYGNNSSLNMIFEKSFFAGGMNGIRAWQARTLGPGGYNRSSMNPDFRVNLRNLDQLGEIKLESNAEFRFRMLNNFFGAKLNGATFLDAGNIWRIRQDIINPDGEFKGDKFLSQIALGTGFGLRVDLDYFIIRLDAGLKLKDPQFSGSKQW, via the coding sequence ATAGATTATAGATGGTATAGGCACTTAGGTGGAAATAAGCAATTTGTATTCCGTATCAATTCTGGTGTTGCGGTCCCTTATGGAAACAATTCATCCCTGAATATGATCTTTGAAAAAAGTTTCTTTGCCGGAGGTATGAATGGTATCCGTGCTTGGCAAGCACGCACACTCGGACCCGGAGGGTACAACAGGTCATCAATGAACCCTGACTTCCGTGTTAACCTCAGAAATTTAGATCAATTGGGTGAGATTAAACTAGAATCAAATGCTGAATTCAGGTTTAGAATGTTGAATAATTTCTTCGGAGCAAAACTGAACGGGGCAACTTTCTTGGATGCAGGAAACATCTGGAGAATCAGACAGGATATTATAAATCCAGACGGGGAATTCAAAGGAGATAAGTTCCTCTCGCAAATTGCATTGGGAACAGGCTTCGGACTAAGAGTAGATTTAGATTATTTTATTATACGCCTGGATGCAGGATTAAAACTAAAAGATCCTCAATTCAGCGGTTCGAAACAATGGTAA
- a CDS encoding DUF6600 domain-containing protein yields the protein MATHGFSNYDWGWAPFHYGRWVHRSHRGWAWVPGYEWGPAWVDWRSGGGYYGWAPMRPGVSINVNIGLPLDFWVFIPTGHIYDRYMHRHYSYGHRNIYNRTTIIKNTYIVNNNRYYGGPGRRDIERSIGRRVDVRNVNFDNRRGASRVSRSTVSMYRPDRNSRNNSAISNRSNSGRGNDRLENRGNSRNSSRQPANRVENGRNSGRSSRSNGDYTITRNSKGQREMHIGNGNSNRSNRESNRGEANRGNTRVDRGNSNRTSTPNNRSNVGRQPESRGRVSMDRSSRNESMNRSSRPTRNESMNRSSRPTRNESMNRSSRPSRNESMNRGQQRQSAPQRQQRQPRMEQQSRSQNRVFQARSTERPQNNRSSVQRSSRNESRSSARPQSSQRAERGNGRGNRG from the coding sequence ATGGCAACACATGGGTTTTCTAATTACGACTGGGGTTGGGCGCCATTCCACTATGGACGTTGGGTACACCGTTCACATAGAGGATGGGCTTGGGTACCGGGTTATGAGTGGGGACCAGCTTGGGTTGATTGGAGATCAGGTGGTGGTTATTACGGTTGGGCTCCTATGAGGCCAGGTGTAAGCATCAATGTTAACATTGGATTACCATTAGATTTTTGGGTATTTATTCCTACCGGCCATATCTATGACCGTTATATGCACAGACATTATTCATATGGTCATCGTAACATCTACAACAGAACTACGATTATCAAAAACACTTACATTGTAAACAACAATCGTTATTACGGAGGTCCTGGCCGTCGAGACATCGAAAGATCAATAGGCCGCCGTGTAGATGTAAGGAATGTGAATTTTGACAATAGACGCGGTGCATCACGTGTTAGCAGAAGTACGGTTTCCATGTACCGTCCTGACAGAAACAGCAGAAATAATAGTGCTATATCTAACAGAAGCAACAGTGGCAGAGGAAACGATCGTCTGGAAAACAGAGGAAACTCACGCAACAGCAGCAGACAACCTGCTAACCGAGTTGAAAATGGTAGAAACTCCGGTCGTAGCAGCAGAAGCAATGGTGATTATACAATTACCAGAAATTCTAAGGGACAACGCGAAATGCACATTGGCAATGGAAACTCTAATAGAAGTAATAGAGAATCCAACCGTGGAGAAGCCAACAGAGGCAACACCCGTGTAGATCGTGGTAACTCGAACAGAACTTCTACTCCTAATAATAGATCAAATGTTGGTCGCCAACCAGAGTCAAGAGGCCGTGTTTCTATGGATCGCTCATCCAGAAACGAGTCTATGAACCGCAGTTCTAGACCGACTAGAAACGAATCGATGAACCGTAGTTCTAGACCGACTAGGAATGAGTCGATGAACCGTAGCTCTAGACCTTCTAGAAACGAGTCAATGAATCGTGGTCAACAAAGACAATCGGCACCACAAAGACAACAACGTCAACCTAGGATGGAGCAACAATCTAGGTCGCAAAATAGAGTATTCCAAGCTCGCAGTACAGAACGTCCGCAAAACAACCGTTCATCTGTACAGCGCAGTTCAAGAAATGAGTCTAGGTCGTCAGCTCGCCCACAATCAAGTCAACGCGCTGAGCGTGGTAACGGCAGAGGAAATAGAGGATAG
- a CDS encoding POTRA domain-containing protein gives MLIVASCRSAKYLDDHQYLVTDVDVNGVDPELKEAAGLYIANEIRPNSPLYLTIYNIFNTRDGRYKTEKIKNVGEAPRILDSAVVELSANQIERFLQTKGFFNAKVQPQIEFNKKKAKIDFNANMGNPYMVRNIDRRVEDPQVDSIYHEKVVPISALKSGKRYDAADLYLERERLYTQMRESGYYDYLRQYMRTGVDTIGLQNQADLLVQVSNREDSTKHKIYYIDSVYFTVEAAEPELKKNSQGRYDTLTKIHYTDQTDKFKLRPLARYAFLRSGHKFNSRNEELAYDRLYEMNGFRSVKINYQTKDSNKLDVFYNVVPRSAMSNQIEGEFTFSSGMSGFNVGNTFSHRNVFGGSETIEVKMRYGVLFDSRLPGNLTDKIFNNDFQVGVNLSFPRLLTPFRVRSVGIYGLPRTTFSSSLQLFFQDQTYANRYWINSLNYTWYEAVNKIHSLTPVVIEYRHGQLNEQFKQSLIDQGYGLYVRSNDRKYFGLGAQYAYTYNSTKLTSKENFSYFRGALDVSGNLLGLLGNVMKFKTKCRWRKADFRSTVPSICQR, from the coding sequence TTGCTAATTGTTGCGTCTTGCCGTTCAGCGAAATATCTAGACGATCACCAATATCTAGTAACCGATGTAGATGTAAATGGTGTCGATCCTGAACTAAAAGAAGCAGCAGGATTATATATTGCCAATGAAATCCGCCCTAATTCACCATTATATCTAACTATTTACAACATCTTCAATACCAGAGACGGTAGATATAAAACCGAAAAAATTAAAAATGTTGGCGAAGCCCCTAGAATACTCGACTCAGCAGTTGTAGAACTATCTGCAAACCAAATAGAAAGATTTCTGCAAACAAAAGGATTCTTCAATGCAAAAGTCCAACCACAGATAGAGTTCAACAAGAAAAAAGCAAAAATCGACTTCAACGCCAATATGGGAAATCCATATATGGTGAGAAATATTGACAGAAGGGTAGAAGATCCTCAGGTAGATTCCATTTACCATGAAAAAGTAGTGCCAATCAGTGCTTTAAAATCCGGAAAAAGATACGATGCAGCTGATCTTTATTTAGAACGTGAAAGGCTATACACACAAATGCGAGAATCAGGTTATTATGATTATCTGAGACAGTATATGAGGACCGGAGTGGATACCATAGGATTGCAAAATCAAGCCGATTTACTTGTTCAGGTGTCAAATAGAGAGGATTCTACTAAACATAAGATTTATTATATTGACAGTGTGTATTTTACGGTAGAAGCCGCAGAACCAGAACTCAAAAAGAATTCACAAGGCCGTTATGATACCTTGACAAAAATCCATTACACTGATCAAACCGATAAATTTAAGTTGAGACCTTTGGCTAGATATGCATTTCTAAGGTCTGGACATAAATTTAACAGTAGAAACGAAGAACTAGCCTATGACAGGCTTTATGAAATGAACGGCTTTCGTTCAGTTAAAATAAATTACCAGACAAAGGACTCGAACAAATTAGATGTATTTTATAACGTAGTCCCCCGTTCGGCAATGAGTAACCAGATCGAAGGTGAATTTACTTTTAGTTCGGGAATGAGCGGTTTCAATGTCGGTAATACATTCTCTCATCGAAACGTATTTGGTGGGTCGGAGACTATTGAGGTAAAAATGAGGTATGGAGTGTTGTTTGACTCTAGGCTCCCAGGAAATTTAACTGATAAAATATTCAACAACGACTTTCAAGTCGGAGTAAATCTGTCATTCCCCCGTTTGTTAACACCATTTCGTGTTCGCAGTGTCGGGATATATGGACTCCCAAGGACAACATTCTCATCCAGCCTACAACTCTTTTTCCAAGATCAAACATACGCTAATAGATATTGGATAAATAGCTTAAATTATACCTGGTACGAAGCGGTTAATAAAATACATAGCTTAACTCCCGTTGTGATCGAATATAGACATGGACAGTTGAATGAACAATTCAAGCAGAGCCTGATAGACCAAGGATATGGTCTATACGTTCGAAGTAATGACAGAAAATATTTTGGACTTGGTGCCCAATATGCATATACGTATAATTCAACAAAGCTGACTAGCAAAGAAAATTTCAGTTATTTCAGAGGTGCGCTGGATGTCAGTGGGAATTTGTTGGGATTGTTGGGGAATGTGATGAAGTTCAAAACAAAATGCAGATGGAGAAAAGCTGATTTTCGGAGTACCGTACCTTCAATATGTCAAAGGTGA
- a CDS encoding MlaE family ABC transporter permease, translating into MAKKIESLLLEFAKIHRFLMRFFREVVSPPYEFKEIIRQCYEIGWKSFPLISLTGFIVGFVFTKQSRPSLEEFGAASWLPALISIAIVRALAPLVTALIASGKVGSQIGAELSSMNVTEQIDAMEVSGTNPFKFLIVSRILATTFMIPVLCFYVAGIGLAGGYLSIISKDQLSILSFITQVFEAIAPKDIFAMVFRAIVFGFTIGFVSTYVGYYSTKGTEGVGKAANSAVVASMFIVFIEELLIVQVLALMG; encoded by the coding sequence ATGGCTAAGAAAATTGAGTCTTTATTACTAGAATTTGCGAAGATACACCGCTTTCTAATGCGTTTCTTTCGCGAAGTGGTAAGTCCCCCATATGAGTTTAAAGAGATCATTAGACAGTGTTATGAAATCGGTTGGAAATCATTTCCACTGATCAGTTTAACCGGATTTATTGTAGGATTTGTTTTTACAAAACAATCTAGACCATCCTTAGAAGAGTTTGGTGCAGCATCTTGGTTACCAGCATTGATTTCAATAGCAATTGTACGTGCATTAGCGCCATTGGTAACAGCCTTAATTGCTTCAGGAAAGGTAGGATCACAAATTGGAGCAGAGCTCAGCTCAATGAATGTAACCGAGCAGATCGATGCCATGGAAGTCTCAGGTACAAATCCATTCAAATTCTTAATCGTGAGTAGAATTCTTGCTACAACTTTTATGATTCCCGTACTATGTTTTTATGTCGCAGGAATAGGTTTGGCAGGTGGGTATTTAAGTATTATTTCCAAAGACCAGTTGAGTATACTTAGCTTTATAACTCAAGTATTTGAGGCAATAGCTCCTAAAGATATTTTTGCAATGGTATTCCGTGCCATTGTGTTTGGATTTACAATTGGATTTGTCAGTACATATGTAGGGTATTATTCAACGAAAGGTACGGAAGGAGTCGGAAAAGCGGCAAACAGTGCGGTAGTAGCTTCAATGTTTATTGTATTCATTGAGGAGCTTTTAATTGTTCAGGTTTTAGCATTAATGGGATAA
- a CDS encoding DUF6600 domain-containing protein has protein sequence MKNLKTSTIFTALVLMFVGLFSVTSASAQGYEDVDYDVFHEELDPYGDWDYDDEYGNVWYPNEGRDFRPYSTNGYWTMTEYGNTWVF, from the coding sequence ATGAAAAACTTGAAAACATCCACAATATTCACGGCATTAGTTTTAATGTTCGTAGGATTGTTCAGCGTAACTTCAGCTTCAGCCCAAGGGTATGAGGATGTTGATTACGATGTTTTCCATGAAGAACTTGATCCTTATGGTGATTGGGATTATGATGATGAATATGGCAATGTTTGGTATCCAAACGAGGGTCGTGATTTTAGGCCTTATAGTACGAATGGATACTGGACTATGACAGAATATGGCAACACATGGGTTTTCTAA
- a CDS encoding DUF4286 family protein, protein MYLYNVSIIIEDSVHQEIVQWTKDLLNENPDYSIKLLKMMHSPHEGQTYCLQTVVNSEEEIERVKDGIIQKLQEYITLHHVEKAFLFDSIMQYIPHN, encoded by the coding sequence ATGTATCTATACAATGTTTCAATCATTATCGAGGATTCGGTTCATCAGGAAATTGTTCAATGGACGAAAGATTTGCTGAACGAAAATCCAGATTATTCCATAAAACTATTAAAAATGATGCATTCTCCACATGAAGGACAGACATACTGTCTTCAGACTGTTGTTAATAGCGAGGAAGAAATTGAGAGGGTTAAGGATGGCATTATTCAAAAACTTCAGGAATATATCACATTGCATCATGTCGAGAAGGCTTTTCTTTTTGATAGCATTATGCAATACATCCCCCATAATTAG
- a CDS encoding DUF983 domain-containing protein yields the protein MYSGSAYGLSRQKMHEFCPHCNFKFEIEPGYFYAAMYVSYAFSVAEVLTLALATAFITHSESPWLYIAVLFIAIVIFAPFNYRYSRLVLLHYLSPKVSFDPRLYGERKNSADLKG from the coding sequence ATGTATTCAGGGTCAGCATATGGCCTATCAAGACAAAAAATGCATGAATTCTGTCCCCACTGCAATTTTAAGTTCGAAATTGAACCCGGATATTTTTATGCTGCAATGTATGTCAGTTACGCCTTTTCAGTGGCTGAAGTCCTAACATTGGCCCTAGCAACAGCATTTATTACCCACAGCGAGTCTCCTTGGTTGTATATAGCGGTATTATTTATCGCGATTGTCATCTTTGCGCCTTTCAACTACCGCTATTCAAGACTCGTATTATTACATTACCTTTCACCTAAAGTGTCATTTGACCCTAGATTATATGGTGAAAGAAAAAATAGTGCTGACCTAAAAGGCTAA
- a CDS encoding ABC transporter ATP-binding protein — translation MEQKKPVNINYDDIVIDVEGVSKSFGDLHVLRNVDLDLYNGENLVVLGRSGTGKSVLIKLISGLLKPDSGNITVLGEVVNQLNEKELRALRLKIGFSFQNSALYDSMTVRENLEFPLVRNKRNLTRAEIDHEVEDVLDGVGLLRTINQMPSELSGGQRKRIGIARTLILRPDIMMYDEPTAGLDPITCLDINSLINEVQERYKTSSIIITHDLACAKMVGDRVAMLLDGKFERVGKFSEIFDTDDTRVKPFYDYNFIV, via the coding sequence ATGGAACAGAAAAAGCCAGTTAATATAAATTACGACGATATTGTCATCGATGTTGAAGGTGTAAGTAAGTCCTTTGGGGATTTACATGTACTCCGAAATGTTGATCTTGACCTCTATAACGGAGAAAACTTGGTCGTATTAGGAAGATCAGGTACTGGTAAATCCGTATTGATCAAACTTATATCAGGACTCCTAAAGCCAGATTCTGGAAATATAACAGTTCTTGGAGAAGTTGTAAATCAACTTAATGAAAAAGAATTGCGCGCTCTGAGATTGAAAATTGGCTTCTCTTTCCAAAATAGTGCACTATATGATAGTATGACCGTTCGAGAAAACCTCGAGTTTCCACTAGTCAGAAATAAAAGAAACTTAACAAGAGCAGAGATTGATCATGAAGTAGAAGATGTGCTGGACGGAGTAGGACTGTTGAGAACAATCAATCAGATGCCATCTGAATTGTCAGGTGGACAAAGAAAAAGAATAGGTATTGCTAGAACATTAATCTTGAGACCCGATATCATGATGTATGATGAGCCAACAGCAGGTTTGGATCCCATAACTTGTCTCGATATAAACTCCTTGATCAATGAAGTACAAGAAAGATATAAAACATCATCTATTATTATTACCCATGACTTGGCGTGCGCTAAAATGGTAGGGGATAGGGTAGCAATGCTATTGGATGGTAAATTTGAACGTGTAGGTAAATTCTCGGAAATTTTCGATACTGATGATACGAGAGTGAAACCTTTTTATGATTATAATTTTATAGTATAG
- the pncB gene encoding nicotinate phosphoribosyltransferase: MAKLTSILDNDFYKFTMQYAVVKLFPKAKARYQFINRGQHQFPEGFAAQLKEAVNQMANLKLTSAEKTFFAKTCPYIDPTYFDFLQGYHYDPEEVKITQNGSDLTVKVEGYWYRTILWEVPLMALICETYYEMTGQKRVDDVEVMKIVNDKMDKYDKLNITIADFGTRRRHSYAVHDLVIKALKEHPSKTFIGTSNVHFAMKYHTKPIGTHAHEWFMFHAAKYGYKMANLLGLENWSDVYRGDLGIALSDTYTTKVFFKQFDKKLSKLFDGVRHDSGDPIEFAQMTIDHYQSKGINPMNKTIIFSDGLDYEKVVKIVNFSKDKIGHSFGIGTDFTNDVGLDRMNIVLKMTEAYPDEGEWTPVIKLSDEPKKTYRRS, translated from the coding sequence ATGGCAAAACTTACCTCCATTTTAGATAATGATTTTTATAAGTTTACAATGCAGTATGCTGTTGTAAAACTTTTTCCAAAGGCTAAAGCACGGTATCAATTTATCAACCGAGGGCAACATCAATTTCCAGAAGGATTTGCAGCACAGCTGAAAGAGGCCGTCAACCAAATGGCTAACCTCAAGCTGACGTCCGCTGAAAAAACATTCTTTGCAAAAACCTGCCCATATATCGATCCTACTTATTTTGATTTTCTTCAAGGCTACCACTATGATCCAGAAGAGGTAAAGATTACTCAAAATGGTTCGGACCTTACAGTAAAAGTTGAAGGCTATTGGTACAGGACTATTTTGTGGGAAGTTCCATTGATGGCTTTAATCTGCGAGACCTATTATGAAATGACTGGACAAAAGCGTGTAGACGATGTTGAGGTCATGAAGATTGTCAATGACAAAATGGACAAATATGATAAACTTAATATCACCATTGCTGATTTTGGCACTAGGCGTAGACATTCGTATGCGGTTCATGATTTGGTTATCAAAGCCTTGAAAGAACATCCATCAAAGACATTCATCGGCACTAGCAATGTTCATTTTGCGATGAAATATCATACTAAACCTATTGGCACACATGCGCATGAATGGTTCATGTTCCATGCTGCAAAATATGGGTACAAAATGGCGAATTTACTTGGTTTGGAAAACTGGTCTGACGTATACCGTGGTGATTTAGGAATTGCCCTATCCGACACCTATACCACCAAAGTATTCTTTAAGCAATTTGACAAAAAGTTGAGCAAATTATTCGACGGTGTACGACATGATAGTGGTGATCCTATTGAATTCGCTCAAATGACTATTGACCACTATCAGAGTAAAGGTATCAATCCAATGAACAAAACGATTATTTTTTCAGATGGATTGGATTATGAGAAGGTTGTGAAGATTGTCAACTTCAGCAAAGACAAGATCGGCCATTCTTTCGGTATCGGCACCGATTTCACGAATGATGTTGGACTAGACCGTATGAATATCGTTCTCAAGATGACAGAAGCCTATCCTGATGAAGGGGAATGGACTCCAGTTATTAAATTATCGGATGAACCTAAAAAAACATACAGGAGATCCTGA
- a CDS encoding class I SAM-dependent methyltransferase — MNRDVYGEALYDFQELGELKEPLLLHSSYGDIEEMPVEVFFREEDDIPELEYIALSLCDGKVLDVGAGAGVHALYLQAKGFDVDAMEISETACKIMEKRGVKNVIHADFFKFKEKKYDTLLFLMNGIGISGTIEGFRKLLIHSKELLTERGQLLFDSSNISYLYDEYRIQRPDHYFGEINFQYEYKGNMGQPFQWLYIDQQTLIKIAHEENWVVQVLFEDDNDQYLVRMEPREM, encoded by the coding sequence ATGAATAGAGATGTTTACGGAGAAGCTCTCTATGATTTCCAAGAATTAGGAGAACTAAAAGAACCTCTCCTACTTCATAGCAGCTATGGTGACATTGAGGAAATGCCTGTTGAGGTTTTTTTTAGGGAAGAAGATGATATTCCAGAATTGGAATACATTGCTCTTTCACTCTGTGATGGCAAAGTATTAGATGTTGGAGCAGGTGCTGGTGTGCACGCATTATATTTACAAGCGAAAGGATTTGACGTGGATGCCATGGAAATCTCCGAGACAGCCTGTAAAATCATGGAAAAAAGAGGTGTCAAAAATGTTATCCATGCTGATTTCTTTAAATTCAAAGAAAAGAAATATGACACGCTCCTATTCCTGATGAATGGGATTGGGATCTCTGGCACAATAGAAGGATTCCGAAAACTCCTTATTCATTCCAAAGAATTACTTACGGAAAGAGGCCAGCTTTTATTCGACAGTTCAAATATTTCTTATTTATATGATGAATATCGCATCCAAAGGCCAGACCATTATTTTGGAGAGATCAATTTTCAATATGAATATAAAGGCAATATGGGTCAGCCCTTCCAATGGCTATATATCGATCAACAAACCTTAATCAAAATAGCTCACGAAGAGAATTGGGTGGTACAGGTGCTTTTTGAAGATGATAATGACCAATATTTGGTACGGATGGAGCCGAGGGAGATGTGA